Genomic window (Candidatus Krumholzibacteriota bacterium):
CCCGTTCGAGCTGTTCGAGATTGTATGCGGCGGTGGCGTTCTCCGGATCGATCTCGAGCGCGCGGCGGAGGAGGTCGCCGGCGATCGCCAGCTCCCCCCGCGCCGCGCGGATGACGGCGAGATTGACGAGGTAGATTGGCTCGTCGGGGGCTGCCTCGTTCGCCCGCAGCGACCAGGCGAGGGCCGCCTCGTTGTCGCCGAGCGCGTGGTGGCACATCGCGACGCGGTCCATCGACTCGGCCGTCGGCGGCAGCGCGCCGAAGAGGTCGAGGGCCTCCTCGAACCGCTTTGCCGAGAAGAGGACGCGCCCGAGGCGCAACCGCACGGCGTCGTCGTCCCCGCCGCCGAGGAGCCCGCGCAGGACGGTCTCGGCGTCGTCGAACGAGCCGAGCCTGCGCCAGGCCTCGGCGAGGTTCATGCGCAGCGTCCGCTCGCGTTCTCCGCCCGGCGGGACCCGCTCGAGGATCGCGGCCGCCTCCCGGGGGCGACCGGCCCGCAAGAGCAGGAGGGCATACTGGTAGGAGAACTCGGGATCGGCGGCGCCGCCGGCCGTCGAGGCGGCGAGGAGGCTCTCCGCGCGGACCGGCTCGGTCTCCGCGACGAGCAGCCCCTCGAGGCCGAGGAGCCATGGATCGCCGGGGCGCTCGGCGAGCCCGCGCCTGACCTGGTCGACTGCCCGGTCGTAGCGCTCCATCTTCATGCAGGCGACGGCGATGTTCCGCCGGACCGTCGCGCGGTCGACCCCGTCGCAGAAGAGGAGGGCCTCGTCGAATTCGGTGATCGCGCGGCCCGTGCGGCCCATCCGCATCAGCAGGACGGCGAAGTCGAGGTGGCTCGCGCAGGCCTCGTAATCGAGGATGATCGCCCGTTCCCACGCGGCGACCGCCTCCTCGGGGCGGTCGAGGCCGGCGAGCGATCGCGCCCGCTGCGCATGGAGGCGCGCGTCCGCCTCGCCTGCGGCGAGGGCGCCGTCGACGAGCGCGAGCGCGTCGCCGTACTGCGCGGTGCCGACGAGCCACTCGATCCGCCGGTCGAGCGCGGCTCGCTCGGCGTCCCACTCCCTCCCCGCGGCTCCCGCCCGGGGCCCGCCGCCGCAGGACACGGAAAGCACGGCGAGGGCGAAAAGCAGCAGGACGAGGCCCGGTGCGGCCGCGAAGCGGGACGCGGCCGCGGCGTGACGCGGGGGGGCGCTCCCGCGGCAGGGACCGGCCGGGCCGGTCGCGCGGTCTGTTCGTCGGAATGGCATGACAGGGTGGATTCTAGAGGGCGCGGGCGCCGGGCGCTACTGCTTTTTCAGTTCCTGGCTCCGCCAGCAGGAGATGCGGTGGCGCAGCTTGCCGAGATAAACGTTCAAGGGATGATTCCGCGGGAGGAACTTCAGGACCGGCCGTCTGCGGACGCCCATGCGGGAAAGCTCCAGGGCCGCCGGGGCGTTGGTGTTGTCCATGCGGTAGGCCCGCATGAAGTGCTCGCGGGCCTCCTGGCGCTGTCCCCTGCACAGCAGGACACGTCCCATGTTGACGTACATCATCGGCTCCTTCGATCGCATCGCCGTGGCCGTCATGCACATCTTCTCCCCCCCCTCCACGTCGCCCCGCATCGCCACGCAGACGCCGAGGTAGGAGAGATAGAGCGGGTGGTTCGGGGAGATCTTGAGGGCCTCGGTGAGCAACCCCGCGGCCCGCGCGTACTTGTTGCGCCTGAAATGGATCTCCGCCTTGCGGAAGAGATCGCGCGACTCGAAGGTCTCCGTGTCGAGCGTCGTCGTCAACTCGCATGCTCCTTCGAAATCATTGCAGACTACAACACGGCCCGTCCGGGGACCGGGGGGCGCCGCAAGACACAACTCGTTGCGCGGCAGGGTATTGACTCCGCAGAACGCCGCCGCCCCACCGTGACCTTTGCAAAAACCGTTCCCGGCCGAGGGGCCGGCAGGCAGGGCCCGCGAGGCGGCCCGCCTCGTTGCCGGCGGAGCGGGCGGCGGAGCGGCCGGCCGGGGTTGATCCCGACCTCGTGCATATGTTTGACGATTGACTTTAACTCCTTTGTCAGGTATACTTTGTTTAACATATGGGTTCCTTTTTACGGCTCCGACTACACGACATCGCATCGATAAAAGGAAGTGCAGACGTGACAGGTACGATCTCGAAGGGTGTTGTCCTCGCCGGCACCTTTTTGTTTTTTGCGGCGACGGCGTTCGCGGGAACGGTCGCGTCCGTGCAGCTCGTCGGCAGCGTCGACGGCGTTGCGTGCGATCCGGCCGACCCGGAGAACGGCATGGAGCGCGCCGGCGACCATCTGTGGCGGAAACTCCAGCTGGTGAGCGGCGCGGACGGCGTGGACACCGTCTATTTCAAGTTCACGAAGAACTGGGAATACTACCCGCAGCACTGGGGCTACGACCACGTGCGGGGCTGGGGCTACGCCCGGTACGACTTCGACCCGCCCTGGATCGTCTCCATACTCGACGACGGCTACTACTGGTTCTGGTTCGACGACTCGCTCGAGACGTACGGGATCGACCGCCCGACCGGCCTGATCGAGGGCACGCTCACCTGCGGCTCCGAGTGCGGCGTACCCGACGGAGCGAAGATCGACCTGATGACCGCCGAGGCCGAGTTCGTCGGCCGCTTCGACGAGTTCGCCGACCAGGAATACGCCTTCGCGCACCTGCCGGCCGGCCTCTACGTGCTGAGCGCGTCGGCGCCCGGCTACCGCGACACGACGATCACCGGCGTCCTGCTCGGCAACGGCACCGCGGAGTGGGTGCCGATCAGTCTCAGCGCCACGACGGGGGTCATGATCTCGCTCTACGCCTGCGAACGGATCGACGGCGGTGTGATGATCTCCTGGTGCACGGACTGCGGAGGCACCGGATCGAGCTTCGACGTCTACCGCGGGCAGAGCCCGGAGTTCGCCTCCTGCGTGAAACGCAACGCCGCGCCCGTCTACTCGACGGGCGACTTCCGCTATTTCGACGAGGTCGAGGACCCGGCGGTCGACCACTGGTACTTCATCGTCGAGACCGGCGTGTCCGATCCGTCGGTGGCCGGACCGCTCTTCGTCGAGGGATCGGTCCCCTCCTCGCGGAACGCGCTCCACCAGAACTACCCGAATCCGTTCAACCCCGCCACGACGATCCCCTTCTCGGTGGGTTCCGGGACAAACGGGGGCTCGCCGGTGCGCATCGCCTTCTACGACGTCAGGGGACGGCTCGTCGATGGATATTCCCTCGGCGTGAAGCCGCAGGGAGACCACGAATTCAGGTGGAACCCGTCTCTCTCCGGGCATCGCGACATACCGTCGGGAGTCTACTACTGCAGACTCGTCATCGGTAAGGAGAGCTTCACGCGGAAGCTCATCCTGCTTCGCTGATCTTACCCGGGGAGGGCGAGAGGTGCACCGCCCGCTCGACAGACCGGCTCCCGCGGCGCGGGGCGCCGCCATCCTCCTCGCCGCGGCGGCGATCCTCGCGTGCGCCGGCGGCGCGGGGGGCTTCGTCGGCTACGACTTCGAACAGGCCGTCTTCGCCGATCCCGGCTTCATCGTGAAGGACCACTCCCTCGTTTGCATCGACGGCCTCTGGCACCTCTACTACATCCGCGGCGACCAGACGAGCTTCGGGCATGCGACCTCGGCCGACCTCGTCGTCTGGAAGATCCACGACACCCTGCTCGAGACCGGCCCCGGCGACGAGGACGCCTTCCAGATCTGGGCCCCCTGCGTCGTTGCCTTCCCCCCCGCAGAGGGATACTGGCTGATGTACTACACGGGCGCCAACTGGAGCGCGGCCCAGCGAGTCTGCCTCGCCATCTCGATCGGCCCCGACGCCTGGACGAAGGCCCTGCCGCAACGCTTCACCCCCTTCCACGGCGACACGTCGTGGACGCGCTGGCACGCCGACGAATGGTCGAACTACCGCGACCCCGCCTTCTTCGAGAAGGATGGCGTCTACTACCTCCTCAACACGGCGATGACCCGCGACAACCTCGGCTGCATCGCCCTCGCCCGCTCCACCGACCTCTTCACGTGGGAGGACGCCGGCCCCCTCTACGTCCACGACAACTGGCACGCGCTGGAAAGCGCCCGGCTCGTCGAGCGTAACGGCCGCTACCATCTCTTCTTCACCGAGGAGGGCGTCGGCGGGGTCTCACACCTCTCCTCCGACTCCCTGACCGCGGGATGGAACATCATTTACCGCACGATCGTCGATCCGGGCGCGGCCGCCGAGATCGTCGACATCGGCCTGCCCGACCGGCAACTGATCTCCCGTCACTCGTACTACCCCGCCCCCGTCGGGGAGGGCCTCTCGACGATCCGCGTAGACACGCTTCGCTGGAACGGAAACGACCCGGAGGTGGCGATCCCCGATCCGCCCGGGCCGGGGTGGTCGGTCCTGTGGGGCGACGCCTTCGATCACCAGCCGGTCTACGGCGACAATCCCGCCTGGCGCGGCGCGGACACGACGGCGATCGGATTCGAGGGAAACTGGTGGATCGGCACCTACGAGAGCTTCGCCGGCCCCCTGCGCGGCACGACGCCGGGGCAGGCGCAGGGAGACGCCCCGCGCGGCGCGATCCGAAGCGACGCGTTCACCGTCACCGGCCGCTCGATGCGCCTCCTCGTCGGCGGCGGCGACAGCCCCGACTCGCTCTACGTCGCGCTCTGCGACGCGGCCACCGGCCGCGTCCTCCTGCGCGAGACCGGCCGCGGCACCGATGCGATGGACGAGCGCACATGGGATCTCGAACGTTTCGGCGGACGCGAGGTCTACCTCGTCATCGTCGACGACAGCTCGGCCCCCTTCGGCCACATCAACGTCGACGCGATCCGCGAGCTGCCCCACGCCATCCCGCCCGACGACACGGTCGTTCCCCGCCGACCCTCCCCGAAAGATCCCGACCGCCGCATCGAGCCGCTCGCCGGGCCGGACGCGAACGGCGATCCCGGAACCGACGCCCCGCCGATTTCCGCGATCGGCGCCTTCCCCAACCCCTTCAACCCGGCGACGGAGATCCGCTTCGCCTGCCGGCCGGGGGCGGCTGTCGCCGTGTCGATACACGACGTGGCCGGGCGCGAGATCCGGCGCATCGACGGACGGGCCGGCGGCGGGGGCCGCGGTTCGGTCCGCTGGGACGGCCGGAACCGCGCCGGGTCGGTTGTCGCCGCCGGCGTCTACACGGCCCTCCTGCAGGTCGACGGACGTCCCGTCGCCCGCGCGAAGCTCGTGCTGATCCGCTAGAGGCGGGATTTTCGATGACCGCGCCGCGGGCGTATGCTATCCTGCATGCCATGAAACGGACAACGGCACTCGCGGTCCTTCTCCTCGTCGCCCTCGCCAGCCCGGTCGCCTCCCAGGGGATCAAGGGCCGGGAGCTCTTCGGCGTGCGCATCGGCGGCGTCTTCTCCACCGGCGCCTTCAAGGACGCGTTCGGCGACGGGACGGAGATCGAGCTGCACTTCATCGAGGGGATCACGCCGCGCTTCGGCGTCTCCTTCTCCCTCTCCTCGCACGATTTCGGGGACTCCAAGGACCGCATGAAGAACATCCAGTTCATCAACCTCGACCGCGACGTCGATCTCCAGGTCTATTCGGTCACCGTGGGCCCCCTCCTCATGGGCGGTCTCGGCGGGCGGATGCGCTGGACGATCGAGTGTGGCGCAGGGCTCTACGCGGTGAGCGCCGTCATCCCCACCGGCATCTACGAGGGAACGGTGACCGACAACCAGTTCGGCTTCTTCGGCGGCGCCGGGCTCCTCTACCGCATCACCGAGCGCTGGCTCGCCGTCAACCTGAACGCGAAGTACCACTACTTTCTGTCCGGGGACGAGTACCGCGACACGATCTGGTTCTACACGGGCGAGGAACGAACCGCCTTCTACCAAATCGCTCTCGGCGTGATGCTCTTCACCGGCTAGCGCGCCCGGGCGATCCCCCACGCCACCGGAAGGGAAAAACATGGACGACCGCGAAGCCCTCAAGCAGATCCTCGAGACCCGCTCGATCCTCAAGGGCGATTTCACCCTCGTCTCGGGCAGGAAGAGCAGCTACTACATCAACGGCAAGATGACGACGCTGCACTCGAAGGGGCTCAACCTCGTCGCGCGGCTGATGCTCGACCTGATCGGCGACCTCGAATTCGACGCGATCGGCGGCCCGACGATCGGCGCCGACCCGATCGTCGGCGCGCTCCTCTCCGTGATGGCCGAACGGGGCATGGACAAGGAAGGGCTCCTGATCCGGAAGGCGTCGAAAGAGCACGGCACGAAAAAGCTCGTCGAGGGCAATCTCAAGCCGGGGATGAAGGTCGTCATACTCGAGGACGTCGTGACGACGGGCGGTTCGCTGCTCAGGGCGGCGGAGGAAGTGAAGGCGGCCGGCGGCGAGATCGCGGGGATCGCGGTCGTCGTCGATCGCGAGGAGGGAGCGACCGAGGCGATCGCCGACGCGGGCTATTCGCTGCGTTCCCTCTTCAGGGTGAGCGAACTGCTCTGATCCCGGTTCGCCGCATCGCCGGGAACGCCCGGCGATCCGGGGCATGCAGCCGGGACGGGACTCGCGTCCTCCGGCCCGGCCGCGAGAGGCCGCTGCACGAGAATGCGGCGCTCGCCGGCGAGCGTCCGCCATTCCACCGACACGTTCACGCGCCTGTTCTCGCCGCTGCCGACCACGTCGACGCGCCTCGTGTACCGCTCTCCCCCCACCCGGATCTCCATCGGCAATCCCGCCGCCGCGTTCGCCATCGAACCGGCGAGCGCCTCCTCGGCGATGCGCGATGCGTGGATCGTCATGCGGGCGGACTCGCGCTCGACGCGGTCCATCACGACGAGGATGAAGACGTTGGCAAGAAGAAGGATGCAGACCGCAACGGTGAGAACGACTATCGATCGAGCGTAGGTTCTCGATCCGGGCGTGCATCCGCGCCCGAATTCGCGTTCAGCGAGCATTCCCATGGCTGTCGGTCTCCAGGTGCGTGGTCCGGGAAAAACTCATCCGCCGCCGCGCCGGCCCGTCCGGCGCAGCGAAACCGGCCAGCGGCCGGTTTGTTCCGTTTGCCCTGGAGACATGCAGGGAATATGCCAAACGCCGGCGGCGAAGCCGCCAACCTGCGCGTCACGGGGTCGCCGCGGTCGTGTCCCCGGCCGCCGTCGGCCGGTAGATGTCGGCCGTGTCGGCGTGGAGGACGCCGAAGAGCGAATCGGGCGAGGTCACGCCGAGCTCGAGCACGGGTATCATGTACTCGAAGTACGGCTGTCCCATGTAGGTGCCGGTGAACCGGTTCGGAAAGGGCGTGCCGTCGACGACGCGATAGTCGCCGTATTGTTCCGAGAAGACGAAGGAGGTGTCGGTGAGGCTCGTGATGACCACCTCGCGCAAAAGCCAGCTCTCCTCGTCGATCTTGAGCGTGACGAGGTCCTCTCCCGCCTCGAAGGCGACGAGGGCGACGCCGTACTCGATGTCGTCGGGCACGACAGACGCCGAGGCGACATGCTCGTGCGCCCACCGGAGCACGCGGGGGAACCGCCAGGCCGTGATTTCCGTCTCCCAGCCCGCGAGGTCCCTGCGCCCGGTCAGCCAGTCGTACTGCCACGAGTTCGTTCCGTCGCTCGAGATGATCTTGACATCGACGAGCCGTCCGCGCTCGACGCGCATCATCTTCGTCTTGATTCTTGCACCGCTCTGGCGAAGATCGAAGGGATGGCTCGTCGCGATCGCCTTGTTCGAGAGGGACCGCATGAAACCCTTCCCCACGAAGTTCTCCACCCGTTCGATCCCCTTCTCGCCCCCGTAGGCGCCGATCATCCGGTCGACGAGCACCCGCGGATCGTCGACGTTTCCGGCGCAGGCGGCGATCGCC
Coding sequences:
- a CDS encoding tetratricopeptide repeat protein, which codes for MPFRRTDRATGPAGPCRGSAPPRHAAAASRFAAAPGLVLLLFALAVLSVSCGGGPRAGAAGREWDAERAALDRRIEWLVGTAQYGDALALVDGALAAGEADARLHAQRARSLAGLDRPEEAVAAWERAIILDYEACASHLDFAVLLMRMGRTGRAITEFDEALLFCDGVDRATVRRNIAVACMKMERYDRAVDQVRRGLAERPGDPWLLGLEGLLVAETEPVRAESLLAASTAGGAADPEFSYQYALLLLRAGRPREAAAILERVPPGGERERTLRMNLAEAWRRLGSFDDAETVLRGLLGGGDDDAVRLRLGRVLFSAKRFEEALDLFGALPPTAESMDRVAMCHHALGDNEAALAWSLRANEAAPDEPIYLVNLAVIRAARGELAIAGDLLRRALEIDPENATAAYNLEQLERATDEMRRRVKGVVPRRGMR
- a CDS encoding tetratricopeptide repeat protein, which codes for MTTTLDTETFESRDLFRKAEIHFRRNKYARAAGLLTEALKISPNHPLYLSYLGVCVAMRGDVEGGEKMCMTATAMRSKEPMMYVNMGRVLLCRGQRQEAREHFMRAYRMDNTNAPAALELSRMGVRRRPVLKFLPRNHPLNVYLGKLRHRISCWRSQELKKQ
- a CDS encoding T9SS type A sorting domain-containing protein; this encodes MTGTISKGVVLAGTFLFFAATAFAGTVASVQLVGSVDGVACDPADPENGMERAGDHLWRKLQLVSGADGVDTVYFKFTKNWEYYPQHWGYDHVRGWGYARYDFDPPWIVSILDDGYYWFWFDDSLETYGIDRPTGLIEGTLTCGSECGVPDGAKIDLMTAEAEFVGRFDEFADQEYAFAHLPAGLYVLSASAPGYRDTTITGVLLGNGTAEWVPISLSATTGVMISLYACERIDGGVMISWCTDCGGTGSSFDVYRGQSPEFASCVKRNAAPVYSTGDFRYFDEVEDPAVDHWYFIVETGVSDPSVAGPLFVEGSVPSSRNALHQNYPNPFNPATTIPFSVGSGTNGGSPVRIAFYDVRGRLVDGYSLGVKPQGDHEFRWNPSLSGHRDIPSGVYYCRLVIGKESFTRKLILLR
- a CDS encoding family 43 glycosylhydrolase; the protein is MHRPLDRPAPAARGAAILLAAAAILACAGGAGGFVGYDFEQAVFADPGFIVKDHSLVCIDGLWHLYYIRGDQTSFGHATSADLVVWKIHDTLLETGPGDEDAFQIWAPCVVAFPPAEGYWLMYYTGANWSAAQRVCLAISIGPDAWTKALPQRFTPFHGDTSWTRWHADEWSNYRDPAFFEKDGVYYLLNTAMTRDNLGCIALARSTDLFTWEDAGPLYVHDNWHALESARLVERNGRYHLFFTEEGVGGVSHLSSDSLTAGWNIIYRTIVDPGAAAEIVDIGLPDRQLISRHSYYPAPVGEGLSTIRVDTLRWNGNDPEVAIPDPPGPGWSVLWGDAFDHQPVYGDNPAWRGADTTAIGFEGNWWIGTYESFAGPLRGTTPGQAQGDAPRGAIRSDAFTVTGRSMRLLVGGGDSPDSLYVALCDAATGRVLLRETGRGTDAMDERTWDLERFGGREVYLVIVDDSSAPFGHINVDAIRELPHAIPPDDTVVPRRPSPKDPDRRIEPLAGPDANGDPGTDAPPISAIGAFPNPFNPATEIRFACRPGAAVAVSIHDVAGREIRRIDGRAGGGGRGSVRWDGRNRAGSVVAAGVYTALLQVDGRPVARAKLVLIR
- a CDS encoding outer membrane beta-barrel protein, with the protein product MKRTTALAVLLLVALASPVASQGIKGRELFGVRIGGVFSTGAFKDAFGDGTEIELHFIEGITPRFGVSFSLSSHDFGDSKDRMKNIQFINLDRDVDLQVYSVTVGPLLMGGLGGRMRWTIECGAGLYAVSAVIPTGIYEGTVTDNQFGFFGGAGLLYRITERWLAVNLNAKYHYFLSGDEYRDTIWFYTGEERTAFYQIALGVMLFTG
- the pyrE gene encoding orotate phosphoribosyltransferase; this translates as MDDREALKQILETRSILKGDFTLVSGRKSSYYINGKMTTLHSKGLNLVARLMLDLIGDLEFDAIGGPTIGADPIVGALLSVMAERGMDKEGLLIRKASKEHGTKKLVEGNLKPGMKVVILEDVVTTGGSLLRAAEEVKAAGGEIAGIAVVVDREEGATEAIADAGYSLRSLFRVSELL